From a region of the Bradyrhizobium sp. KBS0727 genome:
- a CDS encoding glycosyl transferase gives MLSVIIPTEGVEQTAVATLAALVPGAAAGIIREVLLVDRAGTGVIERVADVAGCRFLSFEGTRAAAMAAGARSSRSPWLMFLHAGAVLDSGWIEETSQFIQGVASSGRPRAGVFRYARSPYADTGFRDSLKFVARMFAGPSAEQGLLIARDHYDRLGGYRPDSRRSEARLLRQLGRSARTTLRSRIMVVA, from the coding sequence ATGCTGAGCGTCATCATTCCGACCGAAGGCGTCGAACAGACCGCCGTCGCCACCTTGGCGGCGCTGGTGCCGGGCGCCGCTGCCGGCATCATCCGCGAGGTGCTGCTGGTCGATCGCGCCGGAACCGGGGTCATCGAACGAGTCGCCGACGTGGCCGGCTGCCGTTTTCTGTCGTTTGAGGGAACCCGCGCCGCGGCGATGGCGGCGGGCGCGCGGAGTTCGCGCTCGCCCTGGCTGATGTTCCTGCACGCCGGCGCCGTGCTCGACAGTGGTTGGATCGAAGAGACCTCGCAGTTCATCCAGGGCGTCGCCAGCAGCGGCCGGCCCCGCGCCGGCGTCTTCCGCTACGCCCGTTCGCCCTATGCCGACACCGGCTTTCGCGACAGCCTGAAATTCGTCGCCCGCATGTTCGCCGGGCCGTCGGCGGAACAGGGGCTCCTGATCGCGCGCGACCATTACGACCGGCTTGGCGGCTATCGGCCGGACTCCCGCCGTTCCGAGGCGCGGCTGCTGCGCCAGCTCGGCCGCTCCGCGCGCACCACCCTGCGCAGCCGGATCATGGTGGTGGCCTGA
- a CDS encoding ribonuclease HII — protein sequence MIRDKSSKISAKPAKGVIAVTPPSFRRERALIKRGVWPVAGCDEAGRGPLAGPVVAAAVVLDPKRIPKGIDDSKRLTAERREELFEEICATSSFAVAFASPARIDRDNILRASLWALTRAVQALPENPRHVFVDGRDRIDVACDCDAVIGGDGIVMSIAAASIIAKVTRDRLMCALALDCPGYGFETHKGYAVPEHREALDRLGPSVHHRRFFAPVVAAREKHAPQTVVIERDLFTVETQIVTEASVAI from the coding sequence ATGATTCGGGACAAGTCTTCAAAGATAAGCGCCAAGCCCGCCAAAGGTGTGATCGCGGTGACGCCGCCGAGCTTTCGCCGCGAGCGCGCGCTGATCAAGCGCGGGGTCTGGCCGGTGGCCGGTTGCGACGAGGCCGGGCGCGGGCCGCTGGCGGGTCCCGTGGTGGCCGCCGCCGTGGTGCTGGATCCCAAGCGAATCCCAAAGGGAATCGACGATTCCAAACGGCTCACCGCCGAGCGCCGCGAGGAATTGTTCGAGGAGATCTGCGCGACATCGTCGTTTGCGGTCGCCTTTGCCTCGCCGGCGCGGATCGACCGCGACAATATCCTGCGTGCCTCGCTGTGGGCGCTGACGCGTGCCGTGCAGGCGCTGCCTGAAAACCCGAGACATGTCTTTGTCGACGGCCGCGACCGGATCGACGTCGCCTGCGACTGCGATGCCGTGATCGGTGGCGACGGCATTGTGATGTCGATCGCCGCCGCCTCCATCATCGCCAAGGTGACACGTGACCGTCTGATGTGCGCGCTGGCGCTGGATTGCCCCGGCTACGGTTTCGAGACCCACAAGGGCTACGCGGTGCCGGAACATCGCGAGGCGCTGGACCGGCTCGGCCCCAGCGTCCACCATCGCCGCTTCTTCGCGCCTGTGGTCGCGGCGCGCGAGAAGCACGCGCCGCAGACCGTCGTCATCGAGCGCGACCTGTTCACGGTCGAAACGCAGATCGTGACCGAAGCCTCGGTAGCCATTTAG
- a CDS encoding PA0069 family radical SAM protein gives MSRASSHALKHPPVTAPSEPAGATPFPELAVAIERERRRGRGAQSNDSGRFEAEARVAFDDGWQSLDDLPPFKTTVTIDTSRKVIARNDSPDIGFDRSINPYRGCEHGCVYCFARPTHAYLGLSPGLDFESKLVAKPDAPELLEKELAAPGYEPRMIAIGTNTDPYQPIEREHKIMRGILEVLERAGHPVGIVTKSALVTRDIDILSRMAKRNLVKVALSVTTLDPKLARTMEPRASTPPKRLEAIRKLADAGIPATVMVAPVIPALNDSEIERILDAAAHAGAKEASYVLLRLPLEVRDLFREWLMANYPDRYRHVFTLIRDMRGGRDYDSQWGTRMKGSGPMAWMIGRRFEVACEKLGLNKRRSKLTTDHFIKPKRSGQQLSLF, from the coding sequence ATGAGCCGAGCATCCTCTCATGCCCTCAAGCACCCGCCGGTCACGGCGCCCTCCGAACCGGCGGGTGCGACTCCTTTTCCCGAACTCGCGGTCGCCATCGAGCGCGAGCGGCGGCGCGGCCGCGGCGCCCAGTCCAACGACTCTGGCCGGTTCGAGGCCGAGGCGCGGGTCGCCTTCGATGACGGCTGGCAAAGCCTCGACGATCTGCCGCCGTTCAAGACCACCGTTACCATCGACACCTCGCGCAAGGTGATCGCCCGCAACGACTCGCCCGATATCGGGTTCGACCGCTCGATCAACCCGTATCGCGGCTGCGAGCATGGCTGCGTCTACTGCTTCGCGCGGCCGACCCATGCCTATCTCGGCCTGTCGCCCGGGCTCGATTTCGAGTCCAAGCTGGTCGCCAAGCCCGATGCGCCCGAACTGCTCGAGAAGGAACTGGCGGCGCCCGGTTACGAACCGCGCATGATCGCGATCGGGACCAACACCGACCCGTACCAGCCGATCGAGCGCGAGCACAAAATCATGCGCGGCATTCTCGAAGTGCTCGAGCGCGCCGGCCATCCGGTCGGCATCGTCACCAAATCGGCGCTGGTGACGCGCGACATCGATATTCTCTCGCGGATGGCCAAGCGCAACTTGGTCAAGGTCGCGCTGTCAGTGACGACGCTCGATCCCAAACTCGCGCGCACCATGGAGCCGCGGGCCTCGACGCCGCCGAAGCGGCTGGAGGCGATCCGGAAACTGGCGGACGCCGGCATTCCGGCGACCGTGATGGTCGCGCCGGTGATTCCCGCGCTGAACGATTCCGAAATCGAGCGGATTCTCGATGCGGCGGCGCATGCCGGCGCCAAGGAAGCGAGTTACGTATTGCTGCGGCTGCCGCTGGAAGTGCGCGACCTGTTTCGCGAATGGCTGATGGCGAACTATCCCGACCGTTATCGCCACGTCTTTACCCTGATCCGCGACATGCGCGGCGGCCGCGACTATGACTCGCAGTGGGGCACGCGGATGAAAGGCTCCGGCCCGATGGCCTGGATGATCGGACGCCGGTTCGAAGTCGCCTGCGAGAAGCTCGGTCTCAACAAGCGCCGCTCGAAGCTGACGACCGATCATTTCATCAAGCCGAAGCGAAGCGGCCAGCAGTTGAGTTTGTTTTAG
- the moaB gene encoding molybdenum cofactor biosynthesis protein B codes for MSSTNETKQFVPLNIAVLTISDTRSLADDKSGATLADRLTAAGHHLAAREIIVDDVDAIRVVIRRWIADPSVDAIITTGGTGFTGRDVTPEAIEPLFEKRMDGFSIAFHMLSHAKIGTSTIQSRATAGVAGATFIFCLPGSPGACRDGWDGILAAQLDYRTRPCNFVEIMPRLDEHLRRPKAKGASA; via the coding sequence ATGTCCTCCACCAACGAAACCAAGCAATTCGTCCCGCTCAATATCGCGGTGCTGACGATTTCCGACACGCGTTCGCTGGCCGATGACAAATCCGGCGCTACGCTGGCGGACCGGCTGACGGCGGCCGGTCATCATCTCGCGGCGCGCGAGATCATCGTCGACGATGTCGACGCGATCCGGGTCGTGATCCGGCGATGGATCGCCGATCCCAGCGTCGACGCCATCATCACGACTGGCGGCACCGGCTTTACCGGCCGCGACGTCACGCCGGAGGCGATCGAGCCCTTGTTCGAAAAGCGGATGGATGGTTTTTCCATCGCCTTTCACATGCTGAGCCACGCCAAGATCGGCACCTCGACGATCCAGAGCCGCGCCACCGCCGGCGTCGCCGGCGCGACCTTCATATTCTGCCTGCCGGGATCGCCAGGCGCCTGCCGTGACGGCTGGGATGGCATCCTCGCTGCCCAGCTCGATTACCGCACGCGCCCCTGCAATTTCGTCGAGATCATGCCGCGGCTGGATGAGCATCTGCGGCGGCCGAAGGCGAAGGGCGCCTCGGCTTGA
- a CDS encoding helix-turn-helix domain-containing GNAT family N-acetyltransferase has product MSQTDSDHQVAAVRAFNRFYTRKLGVLDQQLLKSPYSLSEARVLYELAHREDLSAKEIGNELGLDAGYLSRIVQNFDENGLITRKPLPTDRRQYRLGLTAKGRQAFARLERSSQEDVGAMLAALPASGSQKLIGAMAVIERLLGAPDAPPPAAILRGPRPGDMGWVVQSHGALYASEYGFDSSFEGLVAEITAKFLASFDASRERCWIADIDGAQVGSVFLVRHSDDVAKIRLLLVDPAGRGQRLGQRLVAECIAFAKACGYRKITLWTQSILLAARKIYQDAGFVLVASEANRSFGQSLVSETWELEL; this is encoded by the coding sequence ATGTCCCAGACGGATTCCGATCACCAGGTCGCGGCGGTTCGCGCCTTCAACCGCTTCTATACCCGCAAGCTCGGCGTGCTCGACCAACAACTGCTGAAGAGCCCGTATTCGCTGAGCGAGGCGCGGGTGCTGTACGAACTCGCCCATCGCGAAGATCTGTCCGCCAAGGAAATCGGCAACGAGCTGGGCCTCGACGCCGGCTACCTCAGCCGGATCGTCCAGAATTTCGACGAGAACGGCCTGATCACGCGCAAGCCGCTGCCGACGGATCGCCGGCAATACCGGCTCGGCCTGACCGCCAAGGGCCGGCAGGCCTTTGCCAGGCTCGAGCGCAGTTCGCAGGAAGATGTCGGCGCGATGCTGGCAGCCCTACCGGCAAGCGGCAGCCAAAAGCTGATCGGCGCCATGGCCGTGATCGAACGGCTGCTCGGCGCGCCGGATGCCCCGCCGCCGGCAGCCATCCTGCGCGGCCCCCGCCCCGGCGACATGGGATGGGTGGTGCAGAGCCACGGCGCGCTCTACGCCAGCGAATACGGCTTCGATTCCTCGTTCGAGGGCCTGGTCGCGGAGATCACCGCGAAATTCCTCGCCTCGTTCGACGCGTCGCGGGAACGCTGCTGGATCGCCGACATCGATGGCGCGCAGGTCGGCTCGGTATTTCTGGTGCGGCATAGCGACGATGTCGCGAAAATTCGCCTGCTGCTGGTCGATCCGGCCGGACGCGGACAGCGATTGGGCCAGCGGCTGGTCGCCGAGTGCATCGCGTTCGCGAAGGCCTGCGGCTATCGCAAGATCACCTTGTGGACCCAGAGCATTTTGCTCGCCGCCCGCAAGATCTATCAGGATGCCGGCTTCGTGCTGGTCGCGAGCGAGGCGAACCGCAGTTTCGGTCAAAGCCTGGTCAGCGAAACCTGGGAGCTGGAGCTGTGA
- a CDS encoding uracil-DNA glycosylase family protein, which translates to MPEPTPTAQQLLAFYLEAGVDCALGDAPVDRLAEPDSVPVAAAPREIAPPRPSREIPAAMAAAPRADVALAPDEAISSAREAARTAPSLEALRQLLENFDGCALKHTATRLVFADGNPQARVMFVGEAPGRDEDIEGLPFVGRSGKLLDRMIATIGLDRSKAYIANVIPWRPPGNRTPTPQETQICLPFIRRQIELVNPDVLVTLGNPSTQTLLSTRDGIMKTRGKWFDYDTGTRIIRAIATFHPAYLLRSPSYKRMTWQDLRAIAKALENPAPAT; encoded by the coding sequence ATGCCCGAACCCACGCCTACCGCGCAGCAATTGCTGGCCTTTTATCTGGAGGCCGGGGTCGATTGCGCGCTTGGCGACGCGCCGGTCGACCGGTTGGCCGAGCCGGACAGCGTCCCGGTTGCCGCCGCCCCCCGCGAGATCGCGCCGCCACGACCGTCGCGGGAAATTCCGGCAGCGATGGCGGCCGCACCCCGGGCCGACGTGGCGCTGGCGCCGGACGAAGCGATTTCCTCCGCCCGGGAAGCGGCGCGAACCGCGCCCTCGCTGGAGGCCCTGCGGCAACTGCTCGAAAACTTCGACGGCTGCGCGCTGAAGCATACCGCCACGCGGCTGGTGTTCGCCGACGGCAACCCGCAGGCGCGCGTCATGTTCGTCGGCGAGGCGCCCGGACGCGACGAGGATATCGAGGGGCTGCCGTTCGTCGGCCGTTCCGGCAAATTGCTGGACCGGATGATCGCCACCATCGGGCTCGACCGCAGCAAGGCCTATATCGCCAACGTGATTCCGTGGCGGCCGCCCGGCAACCGGACGCCGACGCCGCAGGAAACCCAGATCTGCCTGCCGTTCATCCGGCGGCAGATCGAGCTGGTCAATCCCGACGTGCTGGTGACGCTCGGCAATCCCTCGACGCAGACGCTGCTGTCGACCCGCGACGGCATCATGAAGACCCGCGGGAAGTGGTTCGACTACGACACCGGTACGCGCATCATCCGCGCCATCGCGACGTTCCATCCGGCCTATCTGTTGCGCTCGCCGTCTTACAAGCGGATGACCTGGCAGGACCTGCGCGCGATCGCAAAGGCCCTGGAGAACCCGGCCCCGGCAACGTAG
- a CDS encoding site-specific DNA-methyltransferase: MVVSRRGASARAPRTKFEFDSSARIVVGDCVAEMSKLPAGSVDLVFADPPYNLQLKGDLKRPDESHVDAVNNDWDKFSSFAAYDDFTRAWLLACRRIMKPSATLWVIGSYHNIFRVGAIMQDLGFWVLNDIVWRKTNPMPNFRGRRFTNAHETMIWAARDEKAKGYTFNYEALKAANEDVQARSDWLIPLCTGEERLKGADGKKVHPTQKPEGLLARVLLSSSKPGDLVIDPFNGTGTTGAVAKRLGRRYIGFERDQTYAAAAEQRIAAVEPLPEATLAPFMTARDAPRVAFSELIERGMISPGTRLVDSKKRHGALVRADGAIMLGDKVGSIHRIGAVAQGSGACNGWTFWHVETKKGLRLIDELRAEIRSGMAAG; the protein is encoded by the coding sequence ATGGTTGTGTCGCGTCGCGGGGCGTCTGCAAGGGCGCCCCGCACTAAATTCGAGTTCGATTCCAGCGCTCGCATCGTCGTCGGCGATTGCGTCGCCGAGATGTCGAAGCTTCCGGCTGGCTCGGTCGATCTGGTGTTCGCAGATCCGCCGTACAATCTGCAGCTCAAAGGCGATCTCAAGCGCCCTGACGAATCTCATGTCGATGCCGTCAACAACGACTGGGACAAGTTCTCGTCCTTTGCCGCCTATGACGATTTCACCCGCGCCTGGCTCCTAGCCTGCCGCCGGATCATGAAACCGTCGGCCACCTTGTGGGTGATCGGCTCCTACCACAACATTTTCCGCGTCGGCGCCATCATGCAGGACCTCGGCTTCTGGGTTCTCAATGACATTGTGTGGCGCAAGACCAATCCGATGCCGAACTTCCGCGGCCGCCGCTTCACCAATGCCCACGAGACCATGATCTGGGCGGCGCGCGACGAAAAGGCCAAGGGCTATACCTTCAACTACGAAGCGTTGAAGGCCGCCAACGAGGACGTGCAGGCGCGTTCGGACTGGCTGATTCCGTTGTGCACCGGCGAAGAACGCCTCAAAGGCGCCGACGGCAAGAAGGTGCATCCGACCCAGAAGCCCGAGGGCCTGCTGGCACGTGTGCTGCTGTCGTCGTCCAAACCCGGCGATCTCGTCATCGATCCCTTCAACGGCACCGGCACCACCGGCGCCGTGGCAAAACGTCTCGGCCGCCGCTACATCGGCTTCGAGCGCGACCAGACCTATGCAGCTGCGGCAGAACAACGCATCGCCGCGGTCGAACCGCTCCCCGAAGCCACGCTGGCGCCGTTCATGACGGCACGCGACGCCCCGCGCGTGGCGTTCTCCGAACTGATCGAGCGCGGCATGATTTCGCCCGGCACCAGACTGGTCGATTCCAAAAAGCGCCACGGCGCCCTGGTCCGCGCCGACGGCGCCATCATGCTCGGCGACAAGGTCGGCTCGATCCACCGCATCGGCGCGGTAGCGCAGGGCTCCGGCGCCTGCAACGGCTGGACCTTCTGGCACGTCGAGACCAAGAAGGGCCTGCGCCTGATCGACGAGCTGCGCGCCGAAATCCGCTCCGGGATGGCGGCGGGCTGA
- a CDS encoding neutral zinc metallopeptidase produces MRYDDFRRSDDIDDRRDDSGGGMGGGGGFGLPMGGGGLGIGTIIVLGLVGYAFGIDPRILIGGAEILTGGNQAPTYQTDRRSGPAKTGAPKDEMGSMISGVLGEIDDRWSEIFQASGQSYSGPRIVLFRNATNGGRCGMAQSAMGPFYCPPDKQIFLDTNFFREVETRFRGCSGNACKFTAAYIIAHEAGHHIQNLLGILPRVTRLQQQAGSKAEANALQVKVELQADCLSGVWVNREEKKRPGFLEAGDIDAALTTASAIGDDTLQRQATGRVVPDSFTHGSAAQRKQWFMTGYQQGTVQACNTFGAGAL; encoded by the coding sequence ATGCGTTACGATGATTTTCGCCGCAGCGACGATATCGATGACCGTCGCGACGATAGCGGCGGCGGAATGGGTGGCGGTGGCGGTTTCGGTCTTCCGATGGGCGGCGGCGGGCTCGGCATCGGTACCATCATCGTGCTCGGCCTGGTCGGCTATGCCTTCGGCATCGACCCGCGCATCCTGATCGGCGGCGCTGAAATCCTCACCGGCGGCAACCAGGCGCCGACCTACCAGACCGACCGTCGCTCGGGGCCGGCCAAGACCGGCGCGCCGAAGGACGAGATGGGCAGCATGATCTCCGGCGTGCTCGGCGAGATCGACGATCGCTGGAGCGAGATTTTCCAGGCCAGCGGGCAATCCTATTCCGGTCCGCGCATCGTGCTGTTCCGCAACGCCACCAATGGCGGACGCTGCGGCATGGCGCAGTCGGCGATGGGGCCGTTCTACTGCCCGCCGGACAAGCAGATCTTCCTCGACACCAATTTCTTCCGCGAGGTCGAGACGCGCTTCCGCGGCTGCTCGGGCAACGCTTGTAAATTCACCGCCGCCTATATCATCGCGCATGAAGCCGGGCATCACATCCAGAACCTGCTCGGCATCCTGCCGCGGGTGACGCGGCTGCAGCAGCAGGCCGGCAGCAAGGCCGAGGCCAACGCGCTGCAGGTCAAGGTCGAGCTGCAGGCCGATTGCCTGTCCGGTGTCTGGGTCAACCGCGAAGAGAAGAAACGTCCGGGCTTCCTCGAAGCCGGCGATATCGACGCGGCGCTGACCACGGCGAGCGCGATCGGCGACGACACGCTGCAGCGGCAGGCGACGGGCAGGGTGGTGCCGGATTCCTTCACCCACGGCTCCGCCGCGCAGCGCAAGCAATGGTTCATGACCGGCTATCAGCAGGGCACGGTGCAGGCCTGCAACACGTTCGGTGCGGGCGCGTTGTAG
- a CDS encoding VOC family protein, which yields MSNQPPIPRFTVVTLGVSDMRASIAFYEALGFARKFRATGEAVAFFDTGGTVIGLFPWDQLAADVTLPDEPRPKAFRGVTLAWNCGSVEEVDQVLDFAISKGASLLKAAHKTDYGGYSGYFGDPDNHPWEVVVAPGIEVGDDRRVHLPD from the coding sequence ATGAGTAACCAACCACCCATCCCGCGCTTCACCGTCGTTACGCTCGGCGTCAGCGACATGCGCGCCAGCATCGCCTTTTATGAAGCCCTGGGTTTTGCGCGTAAATTTCGCGCCACCGGCGAGGCGGTGGCCTTCTTCGATACCGGCGGCACGGTGATCGGGCTTTTCCCGTGGGATCAGTTGGCAGCTGATGTCACGCTGCCGGACGAGCCGCGGCCAAAAGCCTTTCGCGGGGTGACGCTGGCCTGGAACTGCGGCTCGGTCGAGGAGGTCGACCAGGTGCTGGATTTCGCAATTTCGAAGGGCGCCTCGCTGCTGAAGGCGGCGCACAAGACCGACTATGGCGGCTACTCCGGCTATTTCGGCGATCCCGACAACCATCCCTGGGAGGTCGTGGTCGCGCCGGGCATCGAGGTCGGCGACGACCGGCGGGTTCATCTGCCGGACTAG
- a CDS encoding glycosyltransferase family 39 protein, with the protein MRFTSLVVELIRARPRLVVWLVVLLQATLWLMLPVLFYRSPPGELATVLAFGREYQVGTYFGPPLAFWLADIAFRAVGNHMFGVYLLAQLCAIVTFWSFYQLARSIVGGQQAVLAVLLSMTVVAFSSPGVEFGPLVLARPLWALLLLHSWQIIGQNRRSAWFAWSIEAGLLLLTTSAAIGLLLLVAGFAVATVRGRRTLMSLDPLYALLVIVVLALPWLIWIIRADVLTMPPWPAINDLSARALHWGGLLGGLVLAMSGVVLLAVLNSGWFARHAEDAPIIYRPPVDPLARQFVYCFAIGPALLGSLVAGVFNLDRVAGGPGVALLMSGLAAIVATGDLIHLRRQRLLRSVWAAAVAAPAFVAIAATLFLPWTGSADVPTSLPAKAIAHFFGDSFERRTNQKLRAVTGDPQLASFIAMDNSRPHLLLDATPERTPWLSVAKFNETGGVVVWRASDTSGTPPPELAQRFPGLVPEVPRAFEWLVNGRLPLLRVGWAIVRPKGQ; encoded by the coding sequence ATGCGTTTCACCTCCCTGGTTGTCGAACTGATCCGCGCCCGGCCGCGGCTGGTGGTCTGGCTTGTGGTGCTGCTGCAGGCCACGCTTTGGCTGATGCTGCCGGTGCTGTTCTATCGCAGCCCGCCCGGGGAACTGGCGACCGTGCTGGCTTTTGGCCGCGAGTACCAGGTTGGAACCTATTTCGGTCCGCCGCTGGCGTTCTGGCTCGCCGACATCGCGTTCCGCGCCGTCGGCAATCACATGTTCGGCGTCTATCTGCTGGCACAGCTCTGCGCGATCGTCACCTTCTGGAGCTTCTATCAGCTCGCGCGTTCTATCGTCGGCGGACAGCAGGCGGTGCTCGCGGTGCTGCTCTCGATGACGGTGGTGGCCTTCAGCTCGCCCGGCGTCGAATTCGGCCCCCTGGTGCTGGCGCGGCCGCTTTGGGCGCTGCTGCTGCTGCATTCATGGCAGATCATCGGCCAGAACCGGCGCAGCGCCTGGTTCGCCTGGTCGATCGAGGCCGGCCTGCTGCTGCTGACGACCTCGGCGGCGATCGGGCTGTTGCTGCTGGTCGCAGGCTTTGCGGTCGCCACCGTGCGCGGGCGGCGCACCCTGATGTCGCTCGATCCGCTTTATGCGCTGCTGGTGATCGTCGTGCTGGCGCTGCCCTGGCTGATCTGGATCATCCGCGCCGACGTGCTGACGATGCCGCCGTGGCCGGCGATCAATGATCTCTCTGCCCGCGCGCTGCATTGGGGCGGATTGCTCGGCGGCCTGGTGCTGGCGATGTCAGGCGTCGTGCTGCTGGCGGTGCTCAACTCCGGCTGGTTCGCCCGCCACGCGGAGGACGCGCCGATCATCTACCGGCCGCCGGTCGATCCGCTGGCGCGCCAGTTTGTCTATTGCTTTGCCATCGGTCCGGCGCTGCTCGGCAGCCTGGTCGCCGGTGTGTTCAATCTCGACCGCGTTGCGGGCGGCCCCGGCGTTGCCTTGCTGATGTCCGGACTGGCCGCGATCGTTGCGACCGGTGACCTCATTCATCTCAGGCGCCAGCGCCTGTTGCGCTCGGTCTGGGCGGCGGCGGTTGCGGCACCTGCCTTCGTGGCGATCGCGGCCACGTTGTTTCTGCCCTGGACCGGCAGTGCCGATGTGCCGACCTCGCTGCCCGCGAAGGCGATCGCGCATTTCTTCGGCGACAGCTTTGAACGGCGAACCAACCAGAAGCTTCGCGCGGTGACGGGCGATCCGCAACTGGCGAGCTTCATCGCGATGGATAACAGCCGGCCGCATCTCCTGCTCGATGCCACCCCGGAGCGGACGCCGTGGCTGTCGGTTGCGAAATTCAACGAGACCGGCGGCGTCGTGGTCTGGCGCGCGTCCGATACGTCAGGCACGCCGCCGCCCGAACTCGCGCAACGCTTTCCCGGCCTGGTGCCGGAAGTCCCGCGCGCATTCGAATGGCTGGTGAACGGCCGCCTGCCGCTGCTGCGGGTCGGCTGGGCCATCGTGCGGCCGAAGGGGCAGTAG
- a CDS encoding RSP_7527 family protein, giving the protein MKPGRRDTSSRRITPDLIAFYTKRAHELRAEYYRNMWRAIWDLLTGIGRR; this is encoded by the coding sequence GTGAAGCCGGGGCGCCGCGACACATCATCGCGGCGCATCACGCCGGATCTGATCGCGTTCTACACGAAACGCGCGCACGAATTGCGGGCGGAATATTATCGCAATATGTGGCGCGCGATCTGGGATCTGCTGACCGGCATCGGCCGGCGCTAA